The proteins below come from a single Burkholderia sp. FERM BP-3421 genomic window:
- a CDS encoding acyl carrier protein translates to MKAFYEGLAEVFEIDAAGITPEFDLVAHNWDSLAIVSTIALADDCFGVLLNGQALGNCKTVADIEALIAAQKG, encoded by the coding sequence GTGAAGGCCTTCTACGAAGGGTTGGCCGAAGTCTTCGAGATCGACGCCGCCGGCATCACGCCCGAGTTCGATCTCGTCGCGCACAACTGGGATTCGCTCGCGATCGTATCGACCATCGCGCTCGCGGACGATTGCTTCGGCGTGTTGCTGAACGGCCAGGCGCTCGGCAACTGCAAGACGGTCGCCGACATCGAGGCGCTGATCGCAGCGCAGAAGGGCTGA
- a CDS encoding NeuD/PglB/VioB family sugar acetyltransferase has translation MAARLVVAGCGAFARELINWVDDAAERGAGPRISGFLDANPDALGGFAYDLEWRGDLDAYTPRADEALLAAIGDPAAKRDVVARLRARGAVFAGFRHPSALVARTAQLGEGVVLCPYTVISADARIGDFVAVNLHSTIGHDVRVGAYSTLSAHVDLTGGVEVGDAAFFGSGARVLPRVKIGAGAKVGAGATVMRAVPEQAVVYTTPAKRL, from the coding sequence ATGGCCGCGCGACTGGTGGTGGCCGGCTGCGGCGCGTTCGCCCGCGAACTGATCAACTGGGTGGACGACGCCGCCGAGCGCGGCGCTGGACCACGTATCAGCGGATTCCTTGACGCGAATCCGGATGCGCTGGGCGGTTTTGCCTACGATCTCGAATGGCGGGGCGACCTCGATGCCTATACGCCGCGCGCGGACGAAGCGCTGCTCGCGGCGATCGGCGATCCCGCCGCGAAGCGCGACGTGGTGGCGCGCCTGCGCGCGCGCGGCGCCGTGTTCGCCGGCTTCCGGCACCCGAGTGCGCTCGTCGCGCGCACCGCGCAACTCGGCGAGGGCGTGGTGTTGTGCCCGTACACGGTGATCTCGGCGGACGCGCGGATCGGCGATTTCGTTGCCGTCAACCTGCACAGCACCATCGGCCATGATGTGCGGGTCGGCGCGTATTCGACACTGAGCGCCCACGTCGACTTGACGGGTGGGGTCGAGGTCGGCGACGCCGCGTTCTTCGGTTCCGGCGCACGCGTGTTGCCGCGCGTGAAGATCGGCGCCGGGGCCAAGGTCGGCGCGGGTGCGACCGTGATGCGCGCCGTGCCGGAACAGGCGGTGGTCTACACGACGCCCGCCAAACGACTCTGA
- a CDS encoding tetratricopeptide repeat protein, whose product MATLSVPTSSPLSPEAQQAADIALVLQSAIEQHQQGAFDDAQALYEAILGALPEQPQAHYGLAMLKVRTGAPADALPHFEIALGSAPNDESYWFGYINALIEAGMIAAGWTAVNLAQQRGVGGQTLNLLMLRLSNSVEGTPSPMRFTLSTPLDLPSMPDTAEASASEPAASVRRPNPQDMNRLATLYNKGRDEDAIKLARTLTRRFPAHGPAWRVLGLALHRSGQTEPAREAFVRTLTLLPDDTQCRLLLADGLRLLNQFADAERQCRQIFELAPDMPEANRLMCTLLGGLGRVDEARTYGLRAIELAPNNESMYSSLAVMLFDHNGSPTEAEPYFRRACELNPSDAGAHSSLLFSLTHQINIDVAALAAEHRGFAARHEAPLRARWTPHPNRRDPARPLRIGFVSGDLFKHAVASYLTPLLGPLKREGDLSLYFYYNHVLTDYVTAGLKGHASAWRDVSTLSDDKLCRQIRDDRIDILVDLSGHTGRNRLLTFARKPAPVQVSFIGYPGTTGLDAMDYYFADRFAIPPGPVEQQFSEKIVRLQAAAAFEPERQAPPVNLLPARHNGYVTFGSFNRLNKLRADVIAVWARLLHALPNARMVLGGIPPEGGQDELVGWFEQAGIGRERLDFLTRSATIVYLQQHHQIDICLDTFPYNGSTTVLHSLWMGVPTLTIEGDTLPSRSGATWMSHVGLDAFIAADADDFVAKGVAAARDVDTLARVRGELRSRCQASPAFQPEVVGRNIADAFRTMWRRWCDELPPESFSVTPRPELDGESK is encoded by the coding sequence ATGGCCACCTTGTCCGTCCCGACCTCCTCCCCGCTGTCTCCCGAAGCCCAGCAGGCCGCCGACATCGCACTGGTGCTGCAAAGCGCGATAGAGCAGCACCAGCAGGGCGCGTTCGATGACGCGCAGGCGCTCTATGAGGCAATTCTCGGCGCACTGCCCGAGCAGCCGCAGGCGCACTATGGGCTCGCCATGCTGAAGGTCCGGACCGGCGCGCCGGCCGACGCGCTGCCGCACTTCGAGATCGCGCTCGGCAGCGCGCCGAATGACGAGAGCTACTGGTTCGGCTACATCAACGCGCTGATCGAGGCGGGCATGATCGCCGCCGGCTGGACGGCGGTCAATCTGGCGCAGCAGCGCGGCGTCGGCGGCCAGACGCTCAACCTGCTGATGCTGCGCCTGTCGAATTCGGTCGAGGGCACGCCCTCGCCGATGCGCTTCACGCTGAGCACGCCGCTCGACCTCCCGTCCATGCCGGATACCGCGGAAGCCTCCGCGTCGGAGCCTGCGGCCAGCGTGCGCCGGCCGAACCCGCAGGACATGAACCGCCTCGCCACGCTCTACAACAAGGGCCGCGACGAGGACGCGATCAAGCTGGCGCGCACGCTGACCCGGCGCTTTCCCGCGCATGGTCCCGCATGGCGCGTGCTGGGGCTGGCGCTGCATCGCAGCGGGCAGACGGAGCCGGCCCGCGAGGCGTTCGTGCGAACCCTCACCTTGCTCCCCGACGACACGCAGTGCCGGCTGCTGCTGGCCGATGGGCTGCGCCTCCTGAACCAGTTCGCGGACGCAGAACGGCAATGCCGCCAGATCTTCGAGCTTGCGCCCGACATGCCGGAGGCGAACCGCCTGATGTGCACGCTGCTCGGCGGGCTCGGCCGCGTGGATGAAGCGCGCACCTACGGCCTGCGCGCGATCGAACTCGCGCCGAACAACGAATCGATGTACAGCTCGCTTGCCGTGATGCTGTTCGACCACAACGGCTCGCCTACCGAGGCCGAGCCCTACTTCCGGCGCGCGTGCGAACTGAATCCCTCGGATGCCGGCGCGCACAGCAGCCTGCTGTTCAGCCTCACTCACCAGATCAACATCGACGTCGCCGCGCTCGCCGCCGAGCATCGCGGATTCGCGGCGCGCCACGAGGCGCCGCTGCGCGCGCGCTGGACCCCGCACCCGAATCGCCGTGATCCGGCGCGTCCGCTGCGCATTGGCTTCGTGTCCGGCGACCTGTTCAAGCACGCGGTCGCGTCGTACCTGACGCCGCTGCTCGGCCCGCTCAAGCGCGAAGGTGATCTGTCGCTGTACTTCTATTACAACCACGTGCTCACCGATTACGTGACGGCCGGGTTGAAAGGCCATGCGAGCGCGTGGCGCGACGTGTCCACCCTGTCGGACGACAAACTGTGCCGACAGATCCGCGACGACCGCATCGACATCCTCGTCGACCTGTCGGGGCACACCGGGCGCAACCGGCTCCTGACCTTCGCACGCAAGCCTGCGCCCGTGCAGGTCAGCTTCATCGGATATCCGGGGACCACCGGCCTCGACGCGATGGACTATTACTTCGCGGACCGCTTCGCGATTCCGCCGGGGCCGGTCGAGCAGCAGTTCAGCGAGAAGATCGTGCGCCTGCAGGCCGCCGCCGCCTTCGAGCCAGAACGCCAGGCGCCGCCCGTCAACCTCCTGCCCGCGCGGCACAACGGCTATGTCACGTTCGGCAGCTTCAACCGTCTCAACAAGCTGCGCGCCGATGTGATCGCGGTCTGGGCGCGCCTGCTGCACGCGCTGCCCAATGCGCGCATGGTGCTTGGCGGCATTCCGCCCGAGGGTGGCCAGGACGAGCTGGTCGGCTGGTTCGAGCAGGCCGGCATCGGGCGCGAACGCCTCGACTTCCTGACACGTTCCGCGACGATCGTCTACCTGCAGCAGCACCACCAGATCGACATCTGCCTCGACACGTTCCCCTACAACGGCTCGACCACCGTGCTCCATTCGCTGTGGATGGGCGTGCCGACGCTCACGATCGAGGGCGACACCCTGCCGAGCCGCTCGGGCGCGACCTGGATGTCGCACGTCGGCCTCGATGCGTTCATCGCCGCCGACGCCGATGATTTCGTCGCGAAGGGCGTCGCCGCCGCACGCGATGTCGATACGCTCGCACGCGTGCGTGGAGAACTGCGTTCGCGCTGCCAGGCAAGTCCTGCATTCCAGCCTGAAGTCGTCGGACGCAACATCGCGGACGCGTTCAGGACCATGTGGCGCCGCTGGTGCGACGAGCTGCCGCCCGAAAGCTTCAGCGTGACGCCGCGCCCCGAACTCGACGGAGAATCCAAGTGA
- a CDS encoding SDR family NAD(P)-dependent oxidoreductase encodes MTYFSERCLAGGTYLVTGASSGIGQAAAQAIARAGGRVIAGGRDAARLDAAVAALPGDGHVAAPAALDQADPAADWTGQLAELHGSFAGIFHAAGTELIRPARMTRQAQLDQVFGSSLYAAFGIARAVSRKDVMSDGGSVVLMSSVAGVTGQVGMTAYSAAKAGVDGLVRSLACELAARRIRVNSISAGAVKTAMHARLTQGSPDDAVAAYEQSHLLGFGEPDDVAHAVLFLLSGASRWITGTALAVDGGYRVR; translated from the coding sequence ATGACCTACTTTTCCGAACGCTGCCTCGCGGGCGGCACCTATCTCGTCACCGGCGCGTCGTCCGGCATCGGTCAGGCCGCCGCGCAGGCCATCGCCCGCGCCGGCGGCCGCGTGATCGCCGGCGGCCGCGACGCCGCACGGCTCGACGCCGCGGTCGCCGCGCTGCCGGGCGACGGCCATGTCGCGGCGCCCGCCGCGCTCGACCAGGCGGACCCGGCCGCGGACTGGACGGGCCAGCTCGCCGAATTGCATGGTTCGTTCGCCGGTATATTCCACGCGGCGGGGACCGAGCTGATCCGGCCGGCCCGCATGACACGTCAGGCCCAGCTCGACCAGGTGTTCGGCAGCAGCCTGTATGCGGCGTTCGGGATCGCGCGGGCGGTCAGCCGCAAGGATGTGATGAGCGACGGCGGTTCGGTGGTGCTGATGTCGTCGGTCGCCGGCGTGACCGGACAGGTCGGGATGACCGCGTATTCGGCCGCGAAAGCCGGCGTCGACGGCCTCGTGCGTTCGCTCGCCTGCGAACTCGCCGCGAGGCGGATCCGGGTCAATTCGATCTCCGCGGGTGCGGTGAAGACGGCAATGCATGCGCGACTCACCCAAGGCAGCCCTGACGACGCGGTGGCTGCCTACGAGCAGAGCCACCTGCTCGGCTTCGGCGAACCGGACGACGTCGCGCACGCCGTGCTGTTCCTGCTGAGCGGCGCGAGCCGCTGGATCACCGGCACCGCGCTCGCGGTGGACGGCGGCTACCGGGTGCGCTGA
- the vioA gene encoding dTDP-4-amino-4,6-dideoxy-D-glucose aminotransferase VioA, with product MNALPLRQIELEAQAPIYVTQPYLPPLEEFMPYLEQIWETRTLTNGGPFHEQLERALCEYLGVRHLSLFTNGTLALVTALQALRVTGEVITTPYSFVATAHSLLWNGINPVFVDIDPVTLNLDPARIEEAITPQTTAIMPVHCYGRPCDVEAIQRIADNYNLKVIYDAAHAFGVRTASGSVLEHGDMSILSFHATKVFNTFEGGAIICPDAKTKRHIDHLKNFGFVDEVTVVAAGINGKMSEINAAFGLLQLKHVDEALTRRARIDAIYRERLGDVAGIRSLPALDVKVGNYAYFPILVDDAYPLTRDALYQKLRDHGIYTRRYFYPLISDFPNYRGLPSAQPDGLPVARETAARVLCLPIYPALDDASLMRIIDLIADGRA from the coding sequence GTGAACGCCCTGCCCCTGCGCCAGATCGAACTGGAAGCCCAGGCGCCGATCTACGTCACCCAGCCGTACCTGCCGCCGCTCGAGGAATTCATGCCGTATCTCGAGCAGATCTGGGAAACCAGGACGCTCACCAACGGCGGCCCGTTCCACGAACAGCTGGAGCGCGCGCTGTGCGAGTACCTCGGCGTGCGCCATCTGTCGCTGTTCACCAACGGCACGCTCGCGCTCGTCACCGCGCTGCAGGCGCTGCGCGTGACGGGCGAGGTCATCACGACGCCCTATTCCTTCGTCGCGACCGCCCACTCGCTGCTGTGGAACGGCATCAATCCCGTGTTCGTCGACATCGACCCGGTCACGCTGAACCTCGATCCGGCCAGGATCGAGGAGGCGATCACGCCGCAAACGACCGCGATCATGCCCGTGCACTGCTACGGCCGGCCATGCGACGTCGAGGCGATCCAGCGCATCGCCGACAACTACAACCTGAAGGTGATCTACGACGCCGCGCACGCGTTCGGTGTCCGGACCGCGAGCGGCAGCGTGCTCGAGCACGGCGACATGTCGATCCTCAGCTTCCATGCGACGAAGGTGTTCAACACCTTCGAAGGCGGCGCGATCATCTGTCCCGATGCGAAGACCAAGCGGCACATCGATCACCTGAAAAACTTCGGCTTCGTCGACGAGGTCACGGTGGTCGCGGCCGGGATCAACGGCAAGATGAGCGAGATCAATGCCGCGTTCGGGCTGCTCCAGCTCAAGCACGTCGACGAAGCGCTGACGCGCCGCGCACGCATCGATGCGATCTACCGCGAACGGCTTGGCGACGTGGCCGGCATCCGATCCCTGCCGGCCCTCGACGTGAAGGTCGGCAACTACGCCTACTTTCCGATCCTCGTCGACGACGCGTATCCGCTGACGCGCGACGCGCTCTACCAGAAGCTGCGCGATCACGGCATCTACACGCGCCGCTATTTCTATCCGCTGATCTCGGATTTCCCGAACTATCGCGGCCTGCCGTCGGCGCAACCCGACGGCCTGCCCGTTGCGCGCGAAACCGCCGCACGCGTGCTGTGCCTGCCGATCTACCCCGCGCTCGACGACGCATCGCTGATGCGGATCATCGACCTGATCGCGGACGGTCGCGCATGA
- a CDS encoding aromatic ring-hydroxylating oxygenase subunit alpha, translating into MEFDTALIGHYWHLGCHRRELPADGDYLRFDSAAGEIVLFNDAGNLVAFDNRCPHRGARLYVGDSGNQPATCAYHGWTYRRGELIVPGRERFDACQLAHAALRRFRIDWCGDFLFFAKQPRTDLSTQLGAFAATLESLSFNIAGRLDLNRYDYACYWPLAIENALEPCHIDAVHQDTLATLRLEAGENRFDGDNSAWYAPLGEARLNSRLAKLRRFFMIDDAYDGYMSLYLFPFTMISSTYGYSYSLQHFLPAADGARTHFTSRLYAAHATDPHASDLLGSFFDSTIRVNRQVFDEDHRICQRMPRDSWSMEPLRFAAAEEAKIDHFRASCRRFVATTAAAVARAPASADA; encoded by the coding sequence ATGGAATTCGACACCGCACTGATCGGCCACTACTGGCACCTCGGCTGTCACCGGCGCGAGTTGCCGGCCGATGGCGATTATCTGCGCTTCGACAGCGCGGCGGGTGAAATCGTGCTGTTCAACGACGCGGGCAACCTGGTCGCGTTCGACAATCGCTGCCCGCATCGCGGCGCGCGTCTCTATGTCGGCGACAGCGGCAACCAACCGGCGACCTGTGCCTATCATGGCTGGACCTATCGTCGCGGCGAGCTGATCGTGCCCGGCCGCGAACGCTTCGACGCCTGCCAGCTCGCACACGCCGCGCTGCGCCGCTTTCGGATCGACTGGTGCGGCGACTTCCTGTTCTTCGCGAAGCAACCGCGCACCGATCTCTCGACCCAGCTCGGCGCGTTCGCCGCCACGCTCGAGAGCCTGTCGTTCAATATTGCCGGCCGGCTCGACCTGAACCGCTACGACTACGCGTGCTACTGGCCACTCGCGATCGAGAATGCACTGGAGCCCTGCCACATCGATGCGGTTCACCAGGACACGCTCGCGACCCTGCGGCTCGAAGCCGGCGAGAACCGCTTCGACGGCGACAACAGCGCATGGTATGCGCCGCTCGGTGAGGCTCGGCTGAACAGCCGGCTCGCGAAGCTGCGACGTTTCTTCATGATCGACGACGCGTACGACGGCTACATGAGCCTCTATCTGTTCCCGTTCACGATGATCTCGTCGACTTACGGGTACTCGTATTCGCTACAGCATTTCCTGCCCGCAGCCGACGGCGCGCGCACGCACTTCACGAGCCGCCTCTATGCGGCCCATGCGACCGATCCCCATGCGAGCGATCTGCTGGGGTCGTTTTTCGATTCGACGATCCGCGTGAACCGGCAGGTATTCGACGAGGATCACCGGATCTGTCAGCGCATGCCGCGCGACAGCTGGTCGATGGAGCCGCTGCGGTTCGCCGCCGCCGAAGAGGCGAAGATCGATCATTTCCGCGCGAGTTGCCGGCGCTTCGTTGCGACGACGGCCGCAGCGGTCGCCCGGGCGCCCGCTTCAGCCGACGCCTGA
- a CDS encoding ketoacyl-ACP synthase III: MIRTDHADRSPRAVLRDLAGHLPEAALTNDALAALYPEWPADKILAKTGIRTRHLAGADETAADLAYAAARRLFARGAVAAEQVDFVILCTQAPDYVLPSSACILQQRLGIPTHAGAFDVNLGCSGYVYGLSLAKGLVETGAARCVLLLTADTYSKYIHPYDKSVRTLFGDGATATAITAADDGAGSIGPFVFGTDGRGAPNLIVKAGLFRTPLDAAGMQAYEDASGNRRTDAHLYMNGAEVMAFSLAEVPRAAERLLERSGADRDDIDFYVLHQANRFMLEALRKKMKIPEHKFPILMEHCGNTVSSTIPLALEQMRDAGTLSRGQRLMLLGFGVGYSWAGCLLDY; encoded by the coding sequence ATGATCCGCACCGACCACGCCGACCGATCGCCGCGCGCGGTTCTGCGCGACCTCGCCGGCCATCTGCCGGAAGCGGCGTTGACGAACGATGCGCTCGCCGCGCTCTACCCGGAATGGCCTGCCGACAAGATCCTGGCGAAGACCGGCATCCGGACCCGTCATCTGGCGGGCGCCGACGAAACGGCCGCGGATCTCGCATATGCGGCAGCACGACGCCTGTTCGCGCGGGGCGCGGTCGCGGCCGAGCAGGTCGATTTCGTGATCCTGTGCACCCAGGCGCCGGACTATGTCCTGCCGTCCTCCGCCTGCATCCTGCAACAGCGTCTCGGCATCCCGACCCACGCCGGCGCGTTCGACGTCAACCTCGGCTGCTCCGGCTATGTCTACGGCCTGTCGCTCGCGAAGGGGCTGGTGGAAACGGGCGCCGCGCGCTGCGTGCTGCTGCTCACGGCCGACACATATTCGAAGTACATCCATCCGTACGACAAGAGCGTGCGCACGCTGTTCGGCGACGGTGCGACGGCCACCGCGATCACCGCCGCCGACGACGGTGCGGGCAGCATCGGCCCGTTCGTGTTCGGCACCGACGGACGCGGCGCGCCGAACCTGATCGTGAAGGCCGGCCTGTTCCGCACGCCGCTCGATGCGGCCGGCATGCAGGCGTACGAGGACGCGTCCGGCAACCGGCGCACCGACGCGCACCTGTACATGAACGGCGCCGAGGTCATGGCGTTCTCGCTCGCCGAGGTGCCGCGCGCCGCCGAACGGCTGCTCGAGCGCAGCGGCGCGGACCGGGACGACATCGATTTCTACGTGCTGCACCAGGCCAACCGCTTCATGCTCGAAGCATTGCGCAAGAAGATGAAGATCCCCGAGCACAAATTTCCCATCCTGATGGAGCACTGCGGCAACACGGTGTCGTCGACCATCCCGCTCGCACTCGAGCAGATGCGCGACGCGGGCACCCTGTCGCGCGGACAGCGCCTGATGTTGCTGGGTTTCGGCGTCGGCTACTCGTGGGCCGGCTGTCTTTTGGATTACTAG
- a CDS encoding ketoacyl-ACP synthase III yields the protein MSAQAAAGRALHTRGARIAGLVSALPAREIGNDVFDARFGAGPVRDVIKMIGVERRRWASPGQSTGSLCLAAGKRLLAGLDWEPGSVDAVLFVSQTPEYRLPATAFVLQRDWGLPATCLALDVNLGCSGYPQALWLGMNLIQSGAARRVLLAVGDTISKLIDPDDRSTSLLFGDACTVTALEAGTPDDVAHFVIGSDGRGATNLIVPSGAFGDYDTTADPRFAERSPRHLFMDGGEIFNFTLQGVPPLVAHTFAHAGREPGAYDAFLFHQANQFMLKHLAKKAGLPAAKVPSNIARYGNTSCASIPLLMTTDLRAELAVRPLELAMFGFGVGYSWASASLAVGPLRVIDTLDL from the coding sequence ATGTCCGCGCAAGCCGCCGCGGGACGCGCGCTGCACACCCGAGGCGCGCGAATCGCGGGCCTGGTGTCGGCGCTGCCCGCGCGCGAGATCGGCAACGACGTGTTCGACGCCCGCTTCGGTGCCGGCCCGGTGCGCGACGTGATCAAGATGATCGGCGTCGAGCGTCGCCGCTGGGCAAGCCCCGGGCAGTCGACCGGCAGCCTGTGCCTCGCGGCGGGCAAGCGGCTCCTTGCCGGCCTCGACTGGGAGCCGGGCAGCGTCGATGCCGTGCTGTTCGTGTCGCAGACGCCCGAGTACCGGCTGCCGGCCACCGCATTCGTGCTGCAACGCGACTGGGGCCTGCCGGCCACCTGCCTTGCACTCGACGTCAATCTCGGCTGCTCCGGCTATCCGCAGGCGCTGTGGCTCGGGATGAACCTGATCCAGAGCGGCGCGGCGCGGCGCGTGCTGCTGGCCGTCGGCGACACGATCAGCAAGCTGATCGACCCGGACGACCGCTCGACCAGCCTGTTGTTCGGCGACGCGTGCACCGTCACCGCGCTCGAGGCCGGCACGCCGGACGACGTCGCACACTTCGTGATCGGTTCGGACGGACGCGGCGCCACCAACCTGATCGTGCCGTCGGGCGCATTCGGCGACTACGATACGACTGCCGATCCGCGCTTCGCGGAACGCTCGCCGCGCCATCTGTTCATGGACGGCGGCGAGATCTTCAACTTCACGCTGCAGGGCGTGCCGCCGCTCGTTGCGCACACGTTCGCGCATGCGGGACGCGAGCCCGGCGCCTACGACGCCTTCCTGTTCCATCAGGCGAACCAGTTCATGCTCAAGCACCTCGCGAAGAAGGCCGGCCTGCCGGCCGCGAAGGTGCCGTCGAACATTGCCCGCTACGGCAACACGAGCTGCGCGTCGATTCCGTTGCTGATGACGACCGACCTTCGGGCCGAGCTGGCGGTGCGCCCGCTCGAACTCGCGATGTTCGGCTTCGGCGTCGGCTACTCATGGGCCTCCGCGTCGCTCGCCGTGGGGCCGCTGCGCGTCATCGACACCCTCGATCTATGA
- the fliT gene encoding flagellar protein FliT: protein MDQTSLVQYVLELTRAIDQAARLADWSEAARLIDVRSPYLMSITAEQTSASLELVRQIQTLDAAVFDNAQTTQTELQTEYRAAMARANAASAYQQAAARF, encoded by the coding sequence ATGGACCAGACTTCGCTGGTGCAATACGTACTGGAGCTGACGCGCGCCATCGACCAGGCGGCCCGGCTGGCCGACTGGTCGGAGGCCGCGCGCCTGATCGACGTGCGGTCCCCGTACCTGATGTCGATCACGGCCGAGCAGACGAGCGCGTCGCTCGAGCTCGTGCGGCAGATCCAGACGCTCGACGCGGCCGTGTTCGACAACGCGCAGACGACCCAGACCGAGCTGCAGACCGAATACCGCGCCGCGATGGCGCGCGCCAATGCGGCCAGCGCCTACCAGCAGGCCGCCGCGCGGTTCTGA
- the fliD gene encoding flagellar filament capping protein FliD, with protein MSTPISSTTNTPITSSTSATQQAAQQALQEAAQSIISGATGNSSLDVNSLVTALVNGKTAGQTAQLSTATASDQTQLTALGTLQSALGALQSGLGALADGTFNQVLTATTSGTGLTATTGAGAVAGSYQITVNQIATSQTLTSGAFGATQQLGAGTLTLSIGSQSTSISINSTNDTLAGVAATINSASNNPGVTATVVTGSDGAHLVLRSTNTGAADTINVGVSNLSGDNGLSSLAVTSTPSTTGGQSTIASGGSIAWSQSTAAQDAEFSIGGVAASSASNTVSNAIAGVSLTLTQAAVSTTPQTLTVSQDVTTQVNDISNFVSLYNAVVSTVTQLTSLSGGGTSSASAGPLLGDSTLNTINNSLMTILASGVPGGGSTATLGALGITIADGASSSLPDGSLVLNKAQLTAALQSNPAAASTLFNGTNGIGAQINTAITGFTQTGGMLATRTSALNSDLQSLATQQQNLTNYTTQLTDQYSAQFTALNTLMASMNSNQNYLTALFGGTNSAGALASNK; from the coding sequence ATGTCCACACCCATTTCGTCGACGACCAACACGCCGATCACCAGCTCGACCAGCGCCACCCAGCAGGCCGCCCAGCAGGCGCTGCAGGAAGCCGCGCAGTCCATCATCAGCGGTGCGACCGGCAACTCGTCGCTCGACGTCAATTCGCTCGTTACCGCCCTCGTCAACGGCAAGACGGCCGGCCAGACCGCCCAGCTGTCGACCGCCACCGCGTCCGACCAGACCCAGCTCACCGCGCTCGGCACGCTGCAATCGGCGCTCGGCGCGCTGCAAAGCGGCCTCGGCGCGCTCGCCGACGGCACCTTCAACCAGGTCCTGACCGCCACCACCAGCGGCACCGGCCTGACCGCCACGACCGGCGCGGGCGCGGTCGCCGGCAGCTACCAGATCACCGTCAATCAGATCGCGACCTCGCAGACGCTGACTTCCGGCGCGTTCGGCGCGACGCAGCAGCTCGGCGCCGGCACGCTGACCCTGTCGATCGGCAGCCAGTCGACCTCGATCTCGATCAACTCGACGAACGACACGCTGGCCGGCGTCGCCGCCACGATCAATTCGGCCTCGAACAATCCGGGCGTCACCGCGACCGTCGTGACGGGCAGCGACGGCGCCCACCTCGTGCTGCGTTCGACCAATACGGGCGCGGCCGACACGATCAACGTCGGCGTCAGCAACCTGTCCGGCGACAACGGCCTGTCGAGCCTCGCCGTCACGTCGACGCCGAGCACCACGGGCGGCCAGTCGACCATCGCCTCGGGCGGCAGCATCGCGTGGTCGCAATCGACCGCCGCGCAGGACGCGGAATTCTCGATCGGCGGCGTCGCCGCGAGCAGTGCGTCCAATACCGTGTCGAACGCGATCGCGGGCGTCTCGCTGACGCTCACGCAGGCGGCCGTCAGCACGACGCCGCAAACCCTGACCGTGTCGCAGGACGTCACGACCCAGGTCAACGACATCTCCAATTTCGTGTCGCTGTACAACGCAGTCGTGTCGACGGTCACGCAGCTGACCTCGCTGAGCGGCGGCGGCACCAGCTCGGCGTCGGCGGGCCCGCTGCTCGGCGACTCGACGCTGAATACGATCAACAACTCGCTGATGACGATCCTCGCGAGCGGCGTGCCCGGCGGCGGCTCCACCGCGACGCTCGGCGCGCTCGGCATCACGATCGCCGACGGTGCGTCCTCGAGCCTGCCGGACGGCTCGCTCGTGCTCAACAAGGCGCAGCTCACGGCCGCGCTGCAAAGCAACCCGGCGGCCGCTTCGACGCTGTTCAACGGCACCAACGGCATCGGCGCACAGATCAACACGGCAATCACGGGCTTCACGCAAACGGGCGGCATGCTCGCCACGCGCACCAGCGCGCTGAACTCGGACCTGCAGAGCCTCGCGACCCAGCAGCAGAACCTGACCAACTACACGACCCAGCTCACCGACCAGTACAGCGCGCAATTCACCGCGCTCAACACGCTGATGGCTTCGATGAACTCGAACCAGAACTACCTGACGGCGCTGTTCGGCGGCACCAACAGCGCGGGCGCGCTGGCAAGCAACAAATAA